In Gemmata obscuriglobus, a single genomic region encodes these proteins:
- a CDS encoding PHP domain-containing protein, with translation MPRASAYTTAASRLAHLAAPARADLHTHTVASDGDYTPSQVVALARQARLAAVAITDHDTLAGVPEAQHAAAGAIEVVPGVEISTSFAGRELHLLGYFVRPDHPELGAALARVREGRRERFRALVALVQARGASIPDDRARLTETAADSLGRRHVADLVIVAGAARTRNEALQRFVHPVLKQAPPKVLLPIEEAVALVHAAGGVASLAHPPEGLTDEQVVALKGHGLDALEAVYPWARRAPEVRFRATAAAHGLAVSGGSDCHGPDPAHRRVGACAITAAEFAALRGRAGCAAH, from the coding sequence ATGCCGCGCGCGTCCGCTTACACCACTGCCGCGAGCCGGCTCGCGCACCTGGCTGCTCCGGCCCGTGCGGATCTGCATACCCACACGGTCGCAAGTGACGGCGATTACACCCCGTCGCAGGTCGTTGCTCTCGCACGCCAGGCCCGGCTCGCCGCTGTCGCGATCACCGACCACGACACGCTCGCCGGAGTTCCCGAGGCCCAGCACGCGGCCGCCGGAGCGATCGAAGTCGTCCCGGGGGTTGAAATTAGCACGTCGTTCGCCGGCCGGGAACTCCACTTGCTCGGGTACTTCGTGCGCCCCGACCACCCGGAGCTGGGGGCCGCGCTTGCGCGGGTTCGTGAGGGGCGCCGCGAACGCTTTCGCGCCTTGGTCGCTCTGGTCCAGGCGCGCGGGGCGAGCATCCCGGACGACCGCGCCCGGCTCACCGAAACTGCTGCCGACAGCCTCGGCCGGCGCCACGTTGCGGATCTGGTGATCGTAGCGGGAGCGGCGCGGACTCGTAACGAGGCGCTCCAGCGGTTCGTTCATCCCGTCCTCAAACAGGCGCCGCCGAAAGTGCTGCTCCCGATCGAGGAAGCTGTTGCGCTGGTTCACGCGGCCGGCGGGGTTGCATCGCTTGCGCACCCGCCGGAAGGCCTGACCGACGAACAGGTCGTGGCCCTCAAGGGCCACGGGCTCGACGCACTCGAGGCCGTCTACCCGTGGGCGCGCCGCGCTCCCGAAGTGCGGTTCCGCGCGACCGCTGCCGCACACGGTTTGGCGGTGAGCGGTGGGAGCGACTGCCACGGCCCCGACCCTGCGCACCGGCGGGTCGGAGCGTGTGCGATCACGGCCGCCGAGTTCGCCGCGCTGCGCGGCCGTGCGGGATGCGCCGCCCACTGA
- a CDS encoding class I SAM-dependent methyltransferase, whose amino-acid sequence MIPDWQLPPGVDRGLWDYLHAAEMVATYDDQMHTSPLATADVAFCERAFPAPGRLLDLGCGTGRLCVHFARKGFDCVGVDLSEEMLAKARANAASVEGKTEWLRANLVEPLAFPAASFDYAACLFSTLGMVRGTENRAKVVANAFRALKPGGVFVLHAHNRFFRGLGWKRVLRQRWGTLFGGPTVGDIEMSQAYGGAPLTLHHFTRDEAQRVLTAAGFTVKETASFGIDGQPAAGGNVYGWLMLAERPV is encoded by the coding sequence ATGATTCCCGACTGGCAACTGCCCCCCGGCGTCGATCGCGGGCTGTGGGACTACCTGCACGCCGCCGAGATGGTCGCGACCTACGACGACCAGATGCACACGTCCCCGCTCGCGACCGCGGACGTGGCGTTCTGCGAGCGCGCGTTCCCGGCGCCCGGCCGGCTCCTCGATCTGGGGTGCGGCACCGGGCGGCTGTGCGTTCATTTTGCGCGAAAGGGGTTCGACTGTGTCGGCGTCGATCTGTCGGAGGAGATGCTAGCGAAGGCCCGCGCGAACGCGGCATCGGTGGAGGGGAAGACGGAATGGCTCCGGGCGAACCTCGTGGAGCCGCTCGCGTTCCCGGCTGCTTCGTTCGATTATGCGGCGTGCCTGTTCAGCACCCTTGGAATGGTGCGCGGGACCGAGAACCGGGCGAAGGTTGTCGCTAACGCGTTTCGGGCGCTCAAGCCCGGCGGGGTGTTTGTGCTCCACGCGCACAACCGGTTCTTCCGCGGGCTCGGTTGGAAACGTGTGCTCCGCCAGCGCTGGGGCACGTTGTTCGGAGGCCCGACCGTAGGCGACATCGAGATGTCTCAGGCTTACGGCGGCGCTCCGCTGACGCTGCACCACTTCACCCGAGATGAAGCACAACGGGTGCTGACGGCCGCCGGATTCACCGTGAAGGAAACGGCCTCGTTCGGTATCGACGGCCAACCGGCAGCCGGCGGGAACGTGTACGGTTGGCTGATGCTCGCGGAACGGCCCGTTTGA
- a CDS encoding enolase C-terminal domain-like protein, which yields MRTTDIRVRDLYFEYEDFRYRTPIKFGGVALGRVTLLNVRMTVESAAGKAATGFGSMPLGNVWAYPSRLLTYDQTLGAMRFLASRIADGYRLCGLSGHPIDITHQLEPELLLAGNDFTAIHRPSDPVPKLAVLVVASAFDAALHDAYGKLHGLNCFRTYTREFLPDDLGHYLGAEFNGLHLDDFITHEPKPSMPLYHLVGALDPITPEDVTQPVGDGLPEHLAEWITRDGLTHLKIKLNGDDLGWDVERCVRINAVAEDAQRARGVTTWWYSLDFNERCQNVGYLIEFLQKLRERTPAGYDRVQYVEQPTARDLNAHPENKMHAAAKLKPVVIDESLLDLESLKLSMEMGYTGVAFKACKGQTQTLLLAAAAQKYGLFRCVQDLTCVGASLIHSAGLAAHIPGVAAIESNGRQYCPTANVAWDAKFPGVFTITGGSMNTALLNGVGLGAVS from the coding sequence ATGCGTACCACCGACATCCGCGTCCGCGACTTGTACTTCGAGTACGAGGACTTCCGGTACCGCACGCCGATCAAGTTCGGCGGGGTGGCGCTCGGCCGCGTGACGCTCCTGAACGTGCGAATGACCGTTGAAAGTGCCGCGGGCAAGGCCGCGACCGGGTTCGGGTCGATGCCACTGGGCAACGTGTGGGCGTACCCGTCGCGCCTGCTCACCTACGATCAGACGCTCGGCGCGATGCGGTTCCTCGCGTCGCGAATCGCCGACGGCTACCGGCTGTGCGGGCTGAGCGGACACCCGATCGACATCACGCACCAGCTCGAACCGGAACTGCTCCTCGCCGGTAACGACTTCACCGCCATCCACCGGCCGAGCGACCCGGTCCCGAAACTGGCGGTTCTAGTGGTCGCGTCGGCGTTCGACGCCGCCCTCCACGACGCCTACGGCAAACTTCACGGCCTCAACTGCTTCCGCACGTACACGCGCGAGTTCCTGCCCGACGACCTGGGCCACTACCTCGGCGCGGAGTTCAACGGGTTGCACCTCGACGACTTCATCACGCACGAGCCGAAGCCTTCAATGCCGCTGTACCACCTGGTCGGCGCGCTCGACCCGATCACCCCGGAAGACGTCACACAGCCCGTCGGCGACGGGTTGCCGGAACACCTCGCCGAGTGGATCACGCGGGACGGCCTCACGCACCTCAAGATCAAGCTCAACGGCGACGACCTTGGATGGGACGTGGAGCGCTGCGTTCGCATCAACGCCGTCGCCGAAGACGCGCAACGCGCGCGGGGCGTGACGACGTGGTGGTACTCACTCGACTTCAACGAGCGGTGCCAGAACGTCGGATACCTGATCGAGTTCCTTCAGAAGCTCCGGGAGCGCACCCCGGCCGGCTATGACCGCGTGCAGTACGTCGAGCAACCGACCGCGCGGGACCTGAACGCGCACCCCGAGAACAAGATGCACGCCGCGGCGAAGCTCAAGCCGGTGGTGATCGACGAATCGCTGCTCGATCTGGAATCGCTGAAACTGTCGATGGAGATGGGCTACACCGGCGTCGCGTTCAAGGCGTGCAAGGGTCAAACGCAAACGCTGCTGCTCGCCGCTGCGGCGCAAAAGTACGGCCTGTTCCGGTGCGTGCAGGATTTAACGTGTGTGGGGGCGTCGCTGATCCACTCCGCGGGCCTCGCGGCCCACATTCCCGGGGTGGCCGCGATCGAATCGAACGGCCGCCAGTACTGCCCCACAGCGAACGTCGCCTGGGATGCGAAGTTCCCGGGCGTGTTTACCATCACCGGCGGCAGCATGAACACCGCGCTTCTGAACGGCGTGGGCCTCGGCGCGGTGAGTTAG
- a CDS encoding PilZ domain-containing protein translates to MSAPAPVAEVQTASTERRAAPRRQPAMGTVLRLDAPDGGPSSVALVWNISTTGISMLLHAPRPAGSELAGYLEPMLDEATLRVRMKVVHVKLLDTGDYFVGAHFDRPLTTEELKPFVADA, encoded by the coding sequence ATGAGCGCCCCAGCACCCGTAGCCGAAGTTCAAACCGCATCCACCGAGCGGCGGGCCGCGCCGCGCCGGCAGCCCGCGATGGGAACGGTGCTGCGGCTCGACGCGCCCGACGGCGGCCCGTCATCGGTCGCCCTCGTGTGGAACATCTCGACGACCGGCATCAGCATGTTGCTCCACGCCCCGCGGCCGGCCGGCAGCGAACTGGCCGGTTACCTGGAACCGATGCTCGACGAGGCGACGCTGCGGGTGCGGATGAAGGTGGTTCACGTGAAACTGCTCGACACCGGCGACTACTTCGTCGGCGCACACTTCGACCGCCCGCTCACGACTGAGGAACTGAAGCCGTTCGTCGCGGACGCGTAG
- a CDS encoding FHA domain-containing protein, which yields MTKGQLGELVPVGGGDSIPLVSEVMTIGRRESCDICLKFQNISGTHCELSLRDGVWFLRDLNSTNGVKVNGARTLRAPLRPGTEIDIAKHKYVIQYELGPDVKLDDVFAEEEGNVFGQSLLEKAGLQRPKNDRR from the coding sequence ATGACGAAGGGCCAGCTCGGTGAACTCGTTCCGGTGGGCGGTGGCGATTCGATTCCGCTCGTCAGTGAGGTCATGACCATCGGTCGGCGCGAATCGTGCGACATCTGCCTGAAATTCCAGAACATTTCCGGCACGCACTGTGAACTGTCCCTCCGCGATGGCGTGTGGTTCCTCCGCGACCTGAACAGCACCAACGGGGTGAAAGTGAACGGGGCTCGCACGCTGCGCGCGCCGCTGCGCCCGGGGACTGAGATCGACATTGCGAAGCACAAGTACGTGATCCAATACGAACTCGGTCCCGACGTGAAACTGGACGACGTGTTCGCGGAAGAGGAGGGGAACGTGTTCGGCCAGTCGCTTCTGGAGAAGGCCGGTCTTCAAAGGCCGAAGAACGATCGGAGGTAG
- a CDS encoding glutamate--cysteine ligase, with translation MSTHLPGTGVDDTPVTERDLVEYFHEGSKPTPAWRVGAEFEKFALDRGTGQQIGFDAGIEGVLHALATHFAWEPHTEAGRLTTLTRGRSTVSVEPGGQLELSTAPTARLSELRAEFETHLHELRAVTDPAKVAWVAAGVTPFSAVEDIPLNPRPRHRLMAEYLPTRCPHGLHMMKATASTQVTFDYKSEADAGRKLAVALKLGPVVNALFANAPLYAGRRTEFVSFRGHIWHNMDPDRSGLLTDLLADEITFDRWVQFVLDVPLLLLTDGESLKPAPGATFREFLHKGIDGRHPTRHDWDVHLSTVFTEARLKRFMEVRGADATPAPLVLAVPAVWKGLLYDAAALAAATDLAGNFTPEELRPLSEAIARRGMRAEHRGIPLARWCHEVTAIADTGLKRQGEDVTFLEPVRELLDAGRSPGEMWPRGGDVAQLLGAVEYTGLLS, from the coding sequence ATGAGCACCCATTTGCCAGGGACCGGCGTCGACGACACGCCCGTCACTGAGCGCGACCTCGTTGAGTACTTCCACGAGGGTTCCAAACCGACACCGGCGTGGCGCGTCGGTGCGGAGTTCGAGAAGTTCGCCCTCGATCGCGGAACGGGACAGCAAATTGGTTTCGACGCGGGCATTGAGGGGGTGCTCCACGCCCTCGCCACGCATTTCGCCTGGGAACCGCACACCGAAGCGGGACGGCTCACGACGCTGACCCGCGGCCGGTCCACGGTTTCCGTCGAACCCGGCGGGCAACTCGAACTCTCGACCGCCCCGACGGCGCGTCTGTCCGAACTGCGGGCCGAGTTCGAAACGCACCTGCACGAGTTGCGGGCCGTGACCGACCCGGCGAAGGTCGCGTGGGTCGCGGCGGGGGTGACGCCGTTCAGCGCGGTGGAGGACATCCCGCTGAACCCGCGCCCCCGGCACCGGCTGATGGCCGAGTACCTGCCGACCCGCTGTCCGCACGGGCTGCACATGATGAAGGCGACCGCGAGCACGCAGGTCACCTTCGACTACAAGAGCGAGGCCGACGCTGGCCGCAAACTTGCGGTCGCGCTCAAACTCGGACCGGTGGTTAACGCGCTGTTCGCCAACGCGCCGCTGTACGCGGGGCGGCGGACGGAGTTCGTGTCGTTCCGGGGGCACATCTGGCACAACATGGACCCCGACCGCAGCGGGCTGCTCACGGACCTGCTCGCGGATGAAATCACGTTCGACCGCTGGGTCCAGTTCGTTCTCGACGTGCCGCTGTTGCTACTCACGGACGGCGAGTCCCTGAAGCCCGCGCCGGGCGCCACGTTCCGGGAGTTCCTGCACAAGGGCATCGACGGCCGGCACCCGACGCGGCACGACTGGGACGTTCACCTCTCGACGGTGTTCACCGAGGCGCGGCTGAAGCGCTTCATGGAGGTGCGCGGCGCCGACGCGACCCCGGCCCCGCTTGTCCTCGCCGTCCCGGCGGTGTGGAAGGGGCTGCTGTACGACGCAGCCGCGCTTGCGGCGGCAACGGATCTGGCCGGAAACTTCACGCCGGAAGAGCTGCGCCCGCTTTCGGAAGCCATTGCGCGCCGGGGGATGCGTGCCGAGCACCGCGGCATCCCGCTCGCCCGCTGGTGCCACGAGGTGACCGCGATCGCGGACACCGGCCTCAAGCGCCAGGGCGAGGATGTGACGTTCCTCGAACCCGTTCGCGAACTGCTCGACGCCGGCCGTTCGCCTGGGGAAATGTGGCCGCGCGGCGGAGACGTCGCTCAACTGCTTGGAGCCGTCGAGTACACCGGCCTGCTGTCGTGA
- a CDS encoding YcxB family protein, producing MFAAAFTIAVMLVIIAVGTYRAAVRRWNTAVELREQRQYTFTEGEIQATGETCAAFSAWSHVVRVGQLAGQVYLNTNQNQFHLFPVTAFGDQWEEFRVLVAEKVGTCRL from the coding sequence GTGTTTGCCGCCGCGTTCACAATCGCGGTCATGCTGGTTATTATCGCTGTTGGTACGTACCGCGCGGCGGTGCGGCGGTGGAACACCGCGGTGGAGTTGCGGGAGCAACGGCAGTACACGTTCACCGAGGGCGAGATTCAGGCCACCGGCGAGACCTGCGCCGCCTTCAGCGCGTGGTCGCACGTTGTCCGTGTCGGGCAGCTCGCGGGACAGGTTTACTTGAACACCAATCAGAACCAATTTCACCTCTTCCCCGTGACCGCCTTCGGCGATCAGTGGGAGGAATTCCGAGTATTGGTAGCTGAGAAGGTTGGAACCTGTCGGCTGTAA
- a CDS encoding M24 family metallopeptidase yields MLTAEGCRARRQRFLDRLKPSHPVVLADPLHLRYFANFYVDAISSSADFGGLLVIRPDGHATLYHDAKLPGGVAKAHADAVEKLPWYTGQEPELAPRRLVLRPALEANGGRIHDSIADPIGPQVITLISELRRAKDPDEVELLKTCMKASDAGHAWGLANIKPGMTELAAYAGVAAAAYASLGQFTTVYGDFTVSPGSKKRGGPPTPHVLEAGELFILDYSVIAQGYRSDFTNTICVGCKPTADQQRLMDLSLAAIAAGAKELKAGVTCQHVYDAIRAVFAAAGMAEFFTTHGGHGLGISHPEPPFIVRHSTETLIAGDVVTLEPGLYVDGIGGLRIEHNYLVTEQGAEQLSNHRIALS; encoded by the coding sequence ATGCTCACCGCGGAAGGTTGCCGGGCGCGACGGCAGCGATTTCTCGACCGGCTCAAACCGTCCCACCCGGTCGTCCTCGCGGACCCGCTGCACCTGCGGTACTTCGCAAACTTTTACGTGGACGCGATCAGCTCCAGCGCCGACTTCGGTGGGCTGCTGGTGATCCGCCCGGACGGGCACGCCACCCTTTACCACGACGCCAAACTGCCGGGCGGGGTTGCAAAGGCGCACGCGGACGCGGTCGAAAAGCTCCCGTGGTACACCGGCCAGGAGCCCGAACTGGCCCCGCGGCGGTTGGTCCTGCGGCCCGCGCTGGAGGCGAACGGCGGACGCATCCACGACAGCATCGCCGACCCAATCGGGCCGCAGGTCATTACGCTCATCTCCGAACTGCGGCGGGCGAAGGACCCGGACGAGGTCGAACTGCTCAAGACGTGCATGAAGGCGTCCGACGCCGGGCACGCCTGGGGGCTCGCCAACATTAAACCCGGCATGACCGAACTGGCGGCATACGCGGGAGTTGCCGCAGCGGCATACGCGTCGCTCGGGCAGTTCACGACCGTGTACGGCGACTTCACCGTCTCGCCCGGAAGCAAGAAGCGCGGCGGCCCGCCCACCCCGCACGTGCTCGAAGCGGGCGAGTTGTTCATCCTCGACTACTCCGTCATCGCCCAGGGGTACCGGAGCGACTTTACCAATACGATCTGCGTGGGCTGTAAACCAACTGCCGACCAGCAGCGATTGATGGATCTGAGCCTGGCGGCAATCGCGGCCGGAGCAAAGGAACTGAAGGCCGGCGTGACGTGCCAGCACGTGTACGACGCCATACGGGCCGTTTTCGCGGCGGCGGGGATGGCGGAGTTCTTCACCACCCACGGCGGGCACGGGTTGGGCATTTCACACCCGGAACCGCCGTTCATCGTGCGCCACTCGACCGAAACGCTAATCGCCGGCGACGTAGTGACGCTCGAACCCGGGCTGTACGTCGACGGAATCGGCGGGTTGCGGATCGAGCACAATTATTTGGTGACGGAACAAGGCGCCGAACAACTCAGCAACCACCGGATCGCTCTCTCTTGA
- a CDS encoding Scramblase family protein — MLELNTLIVKQKAKLLSSRASFEILDESGKLVGTAEQSTTALAKLVGMVLGPPATKIEFREKPDDSLVFTVRRGGTIFKKVEVLDAQGTVIGLYKAKRFSLAGGFHVYDGAGKHVADIRGKMLKSEYTFFQPDGKTEMGKVSKKWAGMAKELFTSADTYAVQIEPAFEDDPKAKMLILGAAVAIDSLMSTGGGAAAGGDSDDE, encoded by the coding sequence GTGCTCGAACTGAACACGCTCATCGTCAAACAGAAGGCGAAGCTGCTTTCGTCCCGCGCCTCGTTCGAGATCCTCGACGAGAGCGGCAAGCTGGTCGGAACGGCAGAGCAATCGACCACGGCGCTGGCGAAGCTCGTGGGCATGGTACTCGGGCCGCCCGCCACGAAGATCGAGTTCCGCGAAAAGCCGGACGACTCCCTGGTGTTCACCGTGCGCCGGGGCGGGACGATTTTCAAGAAGGTCGAGGTGCTGGACGCGCAGGGAACGGTGATCGGGTTGTACAAGGCCAAGCGGTTCAGCCTCGCGGGCGGGTTCCACGTGTACGACGGGGCCGGCAAACACGTCGCAGATATCCGCGGCAAAATGCTGAAGTCCGAGTACACGTTCTTCCAGCCGGACGGCAAGACCGAGATGGGCAAGGTGTCGAAGAAGTGGGCCGGGATGGCCAAGGAGCTGTTCACCTCCGCCGACACGTACGCGGTGCAGATCGAGCCGGCTTTCGAGGACGACCCGAAGGCGAAGATGCTGATCCTCGGCGCCGCCGTGGCCATCGACTCGCTCATGAGCACCGGCGGCGGGGCCGCGGCCGGCGGCGACAGCGACGACGAGTAG
- a CDS encoding PP2C family protein-serine/threonine phosphatase: MAFTLNIGKCSLLGNYRENNEDCVDVKVFPDLIVNIVADGMGGQAAGEIASRKAVDIIPRELRKNVTQHLNPEGVKSTVRRAIVQANEEIMAMGALDKDMKNMGTTVVMAVWRKEKGKDHELFVAGVGDSRCYLVRNRRITQLTVDHSLAQALVEARTISPAEAKDHRFRNVLWKYLGSKEVGEGPDVAVVQLQAGDRLLLCTDGLTGVVSDEDLAAYITNATDMQQCAEGLGQLALDQNSRDNVSCVVIDVAEA, encoded by the coding sequence ATGGCGTTCACGCTCAACATCGGCAAGTGCAGCCTGCTGGGCAACTACCGCGAAAATAACGAAGACTGCGTCGACGTGAAGGTGTTCCCGGACCTGATCGTGAACATCGTCGCGGACGGGATGGGCGGTCAAGCGGCCGGCGAGATCGCGAGCCGCAAGGCGGTGGACATCATCCCCCGCGAGCTGCGCAAGAACGTGACCCAACACCTGAACCCCGAAGGGGTCAAGAGCACCGTCCGCCGCGCCATCGTGCAGGCGAACGAAGAAATCATGGCGATGGGCGCCCTCGACAAGGACATGAAGAACATGGGCACCACCGTCGTGATGGCGGTCTGGCGCAAGGAAAAGGGGAAGGACCACGAGCTGTTCGTTGCGGGCGTCGGCGACAGCCGGTGCTACCTGGTCCGCAACCGGCGGATCACGCAACTGACCGTCGACCACTCGCTGGCGCAGGCGCTGGTGGAGGCGCGGACCATCAGCCCGGCCGAGGCCAAGGACCACCGGTTCCGCAACGTGCTTTGGAAGTACCTCGGCAGCAAGGAGGTGGGCGAGGGGCCGGACGTTGCGGTGGTGCAACTGCAAGCCGGCGATCGGCTCTTGCTCTGCACCGACGGGCTGACCGGGGTCGTGTCGGACGAAGACCTGGCGGCGTACATCACCAACGCGACCGACATGCAGCAGTGCGCCGAAGGGCTCGGCCAACTCGCACTCGATCAGAACTCCCGCGACAACGTGTCGTGCGTCGTGATCGATGTCGCGGAAGCGTAA
- a CDS encoding C-terminal binding protein, whose protein sequence is MPRFRVVVADFLADALQPEREILGDIADVVALNATAEADLVGHIESADAVMLYHNIAITAATISRLQQCKLIVRCGVGFDNVDHRAARAQGIPVGNVPDYGAEEVADSAIGLMLALTRGINFFNVRLQQRRGAWAFMDVAPLHRLRGRTFGVIGLGCIGTAAALRAKALGMDVAFYDPYKPDGYDKANGIRRVEKLDDLFAQSFVLSPHCPLTSETRHIVDARAIGLMPDGAYLVNTARGAVVDVTAIPAAIRSGKLRGAGIDVLPFEPPPEDHPLLVAWRDPNDPCHDRVILNPHSAFYSEEGLLDMRVKGAQACRRALLGEPLRNIVN, encoded by the coding sequence ATGCCCCGCTTTCGTGTCGTGGTCGCCGACTTCCTGGCCGACGCCCTCCAGCCCGAGCGCGAGATCCTCGGCGATATCGCCGACGTAGTCGCGCTCAACGCGACCGCCGAGGCCGACCTCGTCGGCCACATCGAGAGCGCCGACGCGGTGATGCTGTACCACAACATCGCCATCACCGCGGCCACCATCTCCCGCCTCCAGCAGTGCAAGCTGATCGTGCGGTGCGGGGTCGGGTTCGACAACGTGGACCACCGGGCGGCGCGGGCGCAGGGCATCCCGGTCGGGAACGTGCCGGACTACGGCGCCGAGGAGGTGGCGGACTCGGCCATCGGGCTGATGCTCGCCCTCACCCGCGGCATCAACTTCTTCAACGTGCGGTTGCAGCAGCGGCGCGGCGCCTGGGCGTTCATGGACGTGGCCCCGCTGCACCGGCTGCGCGGGCGCACGTTCGGCGTGATCGGGCTCGGGTGCATCGGCACCGCGGCGGCCCTGCGGGCGAAGGCCCTCGGTATGGACGTGGCGTTCTACGACCCGTACAAGCCGGATGGGTACGACAAGGCCAACGGCATCCGCCGGGTGGAGAAGCTCGACGACCTGTTCGCGCAGTCCTTCGTCCTGAGTCCCCACTGCCCGCTGACGAGCGAGACGCGGCACATCGTGGACGCCCGCGCCATCGGCCTGATGCCGGACGGGGCGTACCTGGTGAACACCGCCCGCGGCGCGGTCGTCGACGTGACCGCGATCCCGGCCGCGATCCGGTCCGGGAAGCTCCGCGGCGCCGGGATCGACGTGCTGCCGTTCGAGCCGCCTCCCGAGGACCACCCGCTGCTGGTCGCCTGGCGCGACCCGAACGACCCGTGCCACGACCGGGTGATCCTGAACCCGCACTCGGCCTTCTACTCCGAAGAGGGGCTGCTCGACATGCGCGTGAAGGGCGCACAGGCGTGCCGCCGCGCGCTGCTGGGCGAGCCGCTCCGGAACATCGTGAACTAG
- the nusB gene encoding transcription antitermination factor NusB yields the protein MARRSRAREVVLQLLFQWDQNPTKVPRKAIQQFARDRLLGDAEMSTYALSLYDGVAGRKDAIDEALKSAATNWRLTRMTPVDRNVLRLGAFELLFDAAPQPLEVVINEAIELAKRFGSEDSPAFVNGVLDRVGKMRDERKAGAGSGAS from the coding sequence ATGGCCCGACGTTCCCGCGCCCGAGAAGTGGTTCTGCAACTGCTGTTTCAGTGGGACCAGAACCCGACCAAGGTGCCGCGCAAAGCGATCCAGCAGTTCGCCCGCGACCGACTACTCGGCGACGCGGAAATGAGCACCTACGCGCTGTCGCTCTACGACGGCGTGGCCGGGCGCAAGGACGCGATCGACGAGGCGCTGAAAAGCGCCGCCACGAACTGGCGGCTCACGCGCATGACGCCGGTGGACCGGAACGTGCTGCGGCTCGGCGCCTTCGAACTGCTGTTCGACGCAGCCCCGCAGCCGCTGGAGGTGGTCATCAACGAGGCGATCGAACTGGCGAAGCGGTTCGGCTCCGAGGATTCGCCGGCGTTCGTGAACGGCGTTCTGGACCGTGTCGGCAAGATGCGCGACGAGCGCAAGGCTGGCGCCGGTTCCGGCGCGTCCTGA
- a CDS encoding glycosyltransferase produces MDAGRPERVVLVHDWLTGTRGGEKCLEPLCRRWPDARLLTLIHKKGTVPAAVEAARIHPSFLNALPKVERYYRYLLPLMPFAAGWGVTDADLVVSLSHAVAKSAKPPKGVPHVCYCFTPMRYAWHMKDAYFRPHGFIGKWKARAVDTLLGRIREWDRRTADRVTHFVAISNTVRDRIRDCYGRDADVIYPPVDTEFYTPAPVPREDFYLVVSALAPYKRFDLAIEACEKLGKKLVVIGSGQHLAKLKASAGPHVQFLGWQPDEVIRDHLRRAKALLFPGEEDFGIVPLEAQACGCPVIGFARGGLTETVRPLGAAAEPTGVFFSEQNCDSVCEAVERFDNSSDHFDPRAARRQAVLFRKERFEAELFTYLDTVLYGRPVEPRKAA; encoded by the coding sequence ATGGACGCCGGGCGACCCGAGCGTGTGGTTCTGGTTCACGACTGGCTCACCGGCACACGGGGCGGTGAGAAGTGCCTCGAACCGCTTTGCCGGCGCTGGCCGGACGCGAGGCTTCTGACCCTGATCCACAAAAAGGGTACGGTGCCGGCCGCGGTGGAAGCCGCGCGCATTCATCCGAGCTTCCTCAACGCCCTGCCGAAGGTGGAGCGGTACTACCGCTACCTGCTCCCACTGATGCCGTTCGCGGCGGGCTGGGGCGTCACCGATGCCGACCTTGTGGTGAGCTTGTCGCACGCGGTGGCGAAGTCGGCAAAGCCTCCCAAGGGCGTCCCGCACGTGTGCTACTGCTTCACCCCGATGCGGTACGCCTGGCACATGAAGGATGCGTACTTCCGCCCGCACGGCTTCATTGGCAAATGGAAGGCCAGAGCCGTGGACACGCTGCTAGGCCGTATCCGCGAGTGGGACCGCCGGACCGCCGACCGGGTAACGCATTTCGTGGCGATCAGCAACACCGTGCGCGACCGCATCCGCGACTGTTACGGCCGCGACGCCGATGTCATCTACCCGCCGGTCGATACGGAGTTTTACACCCCCGCTCCGGTGCCCCGCGAGGACTTCTACCTCGTGGTGTCGGCGCTGGCGCCGTACAAGCGGTTCGATCTGGCGATCGAAGCGTGCGAGAAGCTGGGCAAGAAGCTCGTGGTGATCGGCAGCGGCCAGCACCTCGCGAAGCTCAAAGCGAGCGCCGGGCCGCACGTGCAGTTCCTCGGCTGGCAGCCCGACGAGGTCATCCGCGACCACCTGCGGCGGGCCAAAGCCCTGTTGTTTCCCGGCGAGGAGGACTTCGGGATCGTGCCGCTCGAGGCGCAGGCGTGCGGGTGCCCGGTGATCGGGTTCGCGCGGGGGGGGCTGACAGAAACGGTCCGGCCGCTCGGGGCCGCGGCCGAGCCGACGGGAGTGTTCTTTTCAGAGCAAAACTGCGATTCCGTGTGCGAGGCGGTCGAACGCTTCGATAATTCAAGCGACCATTTCGACCCCCGGGCGGCCCGGCGCCAGGCGGTGCTTTTCCGGAAAGAGCGATTCGAGGCCGAACTGTTCACGTACCTCGACACCGTCCTGTACGGACGGCCTGTGGAACCGCGCAAAGCCGCGTGA